One Hevea brasiliensis isolate MT/VB/25A 57/8 chromosome 5, ASM3005281v1, whole genome shotgun sequence genomic region harbors:
- the LOC131180032 gene encoding protein DETOXIFICATION 20-like: protein MNKLVIKAVSNLSLPLAFSVLLNSFQAVLTEAAVGAGQQNMVAYINISSYCIVGVPIGVILGYVAHLQIKGIWIGMTIGVVMQVMVLGYVTSRTNWDEQDDHLREQSIGKS from the exons ATGAACAAATTGGTCATTAAAGCTGTGTCCAATCTCTCTCTTCCACTTGCCTTCTCAGTTCTACTTAACAGCTTCCAGGCAGTACTTAcag AAGCGGCTGTAGGTGCTGGTCAACAGAATATGGTTGCATACATTAACATCAGCAGCTATTGCATTGTTGGGGTTCCAATTGGGGTTATTCTTGGATATGTGGCTCATCTGCAAATCAAG GGTATATGGATTGGAATGACAATTGGAGTTGTAATGCAAGTCATGGTTCTTGGCTACGTTACATCAAGAACTAATTGGGATGAACAGGATGATCACttac GTGAACAAAGCATTGGAAAGTCTTAA
- the LOC110655758 gene encoding protein DETOXIFICATION 24 isoform X1: MEERLLGSEAKDISDLKGRIWIENKKIWKVGFPAALARVTQYGMFVVTQSFIGHAGKLQLAGYALIQIIAVRFANGILLGMSSATETLCGQAFGARQYHMMGVYLQRSWIINLLTATILLPVFIFSGKIFRLLGEEEETASAAGYISLWFIPMLYFFSLAFSLQKYLQTQLKNMIVGWLSAASFALHVLLSWIFVSKLNWGIPGAMIAMNISSWLVIIGELVYVVGGWCPDTWRGFTLAAFTDLIPVIKLSISSGLMLCLEFWYNAVLVLLAGYMKNATTQVSALSICLNITAWEFMLCIAFLTSASVRVSNELGRGDAKAAKFSVKVILFISLCLGAFFFIICLAFDSQIAKLFTNEQMVIKAVSNLSLLLAFSVLLNSFQAVLTGVAVGAGRQSMVACINVSSYYIGGVPIGVILGYVAHLQIKGIWIGMTIGVVMQVMVLGYVTSRTNWDEQVKKASERLNSWFLRPSEESNNENFIRESLNG; encoded by the exons ATGGAAGAGAGGCTTCTTGGATCAGAAGCAAAAGATATTAGTGATTTGAAAGGGAGAATTTGGATAGAAAACAAGAAGATATGGAAGGTTGGATTTCCTGCTGCGTTAGCAAGAGTAACACAATATGGAATGTTTGTGGTAACACAGTCATTTATTGGACATGCTGGAAAGCTACAACTTGCAGGTTATGCACTCATCCAAATCATTGCTGTTAGATTTGCAAATGGGATATTG CTAGGCATGTCAAGTGCCACAGAGACTCTATGTGGGCAGGCATTTGGAGCAAGACAATACCACATGATGGGTGTCTACTTGCAAAGATCATGGATCATCAACCTTCTTACCGCGACAATATTGCTTCCTGTCTTCATATTCTCAGGGAAAATCTTCAGGCTACTGGGCGAGGAAGAAGAAACTGCCAGTGCTGCTGGATACATTTCTTTGTGGTTTATTCCTATGCTCTACTTCTTTTCCTTGGCTTTTTCACTCCAAAAGTACTTGCAAACTCAGCTCAAGAACATGATTGTTGGGTGGCTTTCTGCTGCCTCATTTGCACTTCATGTGCTCTTATCATGGATTTTTGTGAGCAAGCTGAACTGGGGAattcctggagctatgattgcTATGAATATTTCAAGTTGGTTGGTAATAATTGGAGAGCTAGTTTATGTCGTTGGTGGCTGGTGTCCTGATACATGGAGGGGATTCACTTTAGCTGCCTTCACTGATTTAATTCCTGTAATAAAGCTCTCAATTTCCTCAGGTTTGATGCTTTG CTTAGAGTTTTGGTACAATGCTGTATTAGTCCTCTTGGCAGGGTACATGAAAAATGCGACAACTCAAGTATCTGCCCTGTCCATTTG CCTGAATATCACGGCTTGGGAATTTATGCTATGTATTGCCTTCCTAACTTCCGCCAG CGTGCGAGTTTCAAATGAACTGGGAAGAGGAGATGCTAAAGCTGCAAAATTTTCTGTTAAAGTCATTCTCTtcatttcactgtgccttggagcCTTTTTTTTCATAATATGTTTAGCTTTTGACAGCCAAATTGCTAAATTGTTCACCAATGAACAAATGGTCATTAAAGCTGTGTCCAATCTCTCTCTCCTACTTGCCTTCTCAGTTCTACTTAACAGCTTCCAGGCAGTACTTacag GAGTGGCTGTAGGTGCTGGTCGACAGAGTATGGTTGCATGCATTAACGTCAGCAGCTATTACATTGGTGGAGTTCCAATTGGGGTTATTCTTGGATATGTGGCTCATCTGCAAATCAAG GGTATATGGATTGGAATGACAATTGGAGTTGTAATGCAAGTCATGGTTCTTGGCTACGTTACATCAAGAACTAATTGGGATGaacag GTGAAAAAAGCATCGGAACGTCTTAATAGTTGGTTTTTAAGGCCTTCAGAAGAGTCAAATAATGAAAATTTCATCCGAGAAAGTTTGAAtggctaa
- the LOC110655758 gene encoding protein DETOXIFICATION 24 isoform X2 produces MEERLLGSEAKDISDLKGRIWIENKKIWKVGFPAALARVTQYGMFVVTQSFIGHAGKLQLAGMSSATETLCGQAFGARQYHMMGVYLQRSWIINLLTATILLPVFIFSGKIFRLLGEEEETASAAGYISLWFIPMLYFFSLAFSLQKYLQTQLKNMIVGWLSAASFALHVLLSWIFVSKLNWGIPGAMIAMNISSWLVIIGELVYVVGGWCPDTWRGFTLAAFTDLIPVIKLSISSGLMLCLEFWYNAVLVLLAGYMKNATTQVSALSICLNITAWEFMLCIAFLTSASVRVSNELGRGDAKAAKFSVKVILFISLCLGAFFFIICLAFDSQIAKLFTNEQMVIKAVSNLSLLLAFSVLLNSFQAVLTGVAVGAGRQSMVACINVSSYYIGGVPIGVILGYVAHLQIKGIWIGMTIGVVMQVMVLGYVTSRTNWDEQVKKASERLNSWFLRPSEESNNENFIRESLNG; encoded by the exons ATGGAAGAGAGGCTTCTTGGATCAGAAGCAAAAGATATTAGTGATTTGAAAGGGAGAATTTGGATAGAAAACAAGAAGATATGGAAGGTTGGATTTCCTGCTGCGTTAGCAAGAGTAACACAATATGGAATGTTTGTGGTAACACAGTCATTTATTGGACATGCTGGAAAGCTACAACTTGCAG GCATGTCAAGTGCCACAGAGACTCTATGTGGGCAGGCATTTGGAGCAAGACAATACCACATGATGGGTGTCTACTTGCAAAGATCATGGATCATCAACCTTCTTACCGCGACAATATTGCTTCCTGTCTTCATATTCTCAGGGAAAATCTTCAGGCTACTGGGCGAGGAAGAAGAAACTGCCAGTGCTGCTGGATACATTTCTTTGTGGTTTATTCCTATGCTCTACTTCTTTTCCTTGGCTTTTTCACTCCAAAAGTACTTGCAAACTCAGCTCAAGAACATGATTGTTGGGTGGCTTTCTGCTGCCTCATTTGCACTTCATGTGCTCTTATCATGGATTTTTGTGAGCAAGCTGAACTGGGGAattcctggagctatgattgcTATGAATATTTCAAGTTGGTTGGTAATAATTGGAGAGCTAGTTTATGTCGTTGGTGGCTGGTGTCCTGATACATGGAGGGGATTCACTTTAGCTGCCTTCACTGATTTAATTCCTGTAATAAAGCTCTCAATTTCCTCAGGTTTGATGCTTTG CTTAGAGTTTTGGTACAATGCTGTATTAGTCCTCTTGGCAGGGTACATGAAAAATGCGACAACTCAAGTATCTGCCCTGTCCATTTG CCTGAATATCACGGCTTGGGAATTTATGCTATGTATTGCCTTCCTAACTTCCGCCAG CGTGCGAGTTTCAAATGAACTGGGAAGAGGAGATGCTAAAGCTGCAAAATTTTCTGTTAAAGTCATTCTCTtcatttcactgtgccttggagcCTTTTTTTTCATAATATGTTTAGCTTTTGACAGCCAAATTGCTAAATTGTTCACCAATGAACAAATGGTCATTAAAGCTGTGTCCAATCTCTCTCTCCTACTTGCCTTCTCAGTTCTACTTAACAGCTTCCAGGCAGTACTTacag GAGTGGCTGTAGGTGCTGGTCGACAGAGTATGGTTGCATGCATTAACGTCAGCAGCTATTACATTGGTGGAGTTCCAATTGGGGTTATTCTTGGATATGTGGCTCATCTGCAAATCAAG GGTATATGGATTGGAATGACAATTGGAGTTGTAATGCAAGTCATGGTTCTTGGCTACGTTACATCAAGAACTAATTGGGATGaacag GTGAAAAAAGCATCGGAACGTCTTAATAGTTGGTTTTTAAGGCCTTCAGAAGAGTCAAATAATGAAAATTTCATCCGAGAAAGTTTGAAtggctaa